The following coding sequences are from one Streptomyces dengpaensis window:
- a CDS encoding LytR/AlgR family response regulator transcription factor: MAVNVLVVDDDPGFRQVAYALLRARGMHVVAECADGASAVAAVRAHEPDGVLLDVHLPDQDGMSVARVLREGPHPPRVVLTSTDRSPWSGEELAAAGVEAFVTKDLLYDTDLARLLSP; this comes from the coding sequence GTGGCGGTAAACGTTCTGGTTGTCGACGATGATCCCGGCTTCCGGCAGGTGGCCTACGCGCTCCTGAGGGCGCGCGGCATGCACGTCGTGGCCGAGTGTGCCGATGGCGCCTCTGCTGTAGCCGCTGTGCGCGCGCACGAGCCGGACGGGGTTCTGCTCGACGTTCACCTTCCCGACCAGGACGGCATGTCCGTTGCGAGGGTTCTGCGGGAAGGCCCGCATCCTCCGCGGGTGGTCCTGACATCGACCGATAGGTCGCCATGGTCGGGGGAGGAACTGGCTGCTGCGGGGGTGGAGGCCTTCGTGACGAAGGACCTGCTCTACGACACTGACCTGGCCAGGCTGCTTAGCCCTTGA
- a CDS encoding SGNH/GDSL hydrolase family protein: MRHSRITACASSLLLAAACTFTGAATAQARPQTAAKGYVALGDSYAAGVGAGSYLASSGDCLRSRRAHPHLWAAAHAPSSFSFTACNGARTTDVLARQLGPLNARTGLVSITVGGSDSGFSDVLTTCVLRSTSACLTATATARSFMDKTLPRDLDRLYTAIGNKAPAAHVVVLGYPHLYKLNGTCVAGLAEKARSALNNAVDHLNGVIAKRAADHGFTFADVRAAFTGHEICSAGPSWMRSVNWLAPTESYHPTDLGQSRGFLPVFTSAA; encoded by the coding sequence ATGAGACACTCCCGCATCACTGCCTGTGCATCCTCCCTCCTCCTCGCCGCCGCCTGCACCTTCACGGGTGCCGCGACAGCGCAGGCACGTCCGCAAACCGCCGCCAAGGGCTACGTAGCCCTTGGCGACTCCTACGCCGCCGGTGTCGGAGCCGGCAGCTACCTCGCCTCCAGCGGCGACTGTCTGCGCAGCAGACGGGCCCATCCCCACCTGTGGGCCGCGGCCCACGCACCGTCCTCGTTCAGCTTCACCGCGTGCAACGGCGCTCGCACCACCGATGTCCTGGCCCGCCAGCTCGGCCCGCTGAATGCCCGTACCGGCCTGGTCAGCATCACCGTCGGCGGCAGCGACTCAGGCTTTTCCGACGTCCTGACAACCTGCGTGCTGCGCAGCACCAGCGCATGCCTGACCGCCACCGCCACCGCACGCTCCTTCATGGACAAAACCCTCCCCCGCGACCTGGACCGCCTTTACACGGCCATCGGCAACAAGGCCCCGGCCGCCCACGTCGTGGTTCTCGGCTATCCGCATCTGTACAAACTCAACGGCACCTGTGTGGCAGGCCTCGCGGAGAAGGCGCGGTCCGCCCTCAACAACGCCGTGGACCATCTCAACGGCGTGATCGCGAAGCGAGCCGCCGACCACGGATTCACCTTCGCCGACGTCAGAGCCGCCTTCACTGGGCACGAGATCTGCTCCGCCGGCCCCTCCTGGATGCGCAGCGTCAACTGGCTCGCCCCCACCGAGTCCTACCACCCAACAGACCTCGGCCAGTCCCGCGGCTTCCTGCCCGTCTTCACCAGCGCCGCCTGA
- a CDS encoding PEP/pyruvate-binding domain-containing protein — MSIDDLELAVIPLDAPEAQDPNLTGAKAAHLARAAVAGLPVLPGFVLVPAERAPEAPTGQKAVRCAWQALAGAHGSARAVVVRSSSVYEDTEYSSMAGRFESVLDARGWEQFTTGVRTVLGSARRVRPVRQSPNALPGDGMAVLVQPMLTSAVGGVMFGADPVEGRTDRILVSAVRGGPDQLVDGSTQGVRYQLTRRGRLVRAEPAEAHDDRLLPHRRTARLVALARKTEQVFGSPQDMEFGFDAEERLWLFQARPITAMATRPPRGARLLGPGPVAETLPSVLQPLEEDLWVAPMSHGLTVALDVAGAASRRRLRKVPVVTTVQGRAVADLRLLGAAPSRHPFLERLNPAPGARRAAAAWRVGRLRTALPLLAVDLMADVDRALADFPPTREMLGGQLLDAVGWGRKVLSALHAQESLAGALLDGGRGATAAGEALAELAEGRARGLAEGELVERRPVLLALLPPTLADRAPLPAPIGRTALPRGVGALPVREGLRLRIRWVQEMQAQMVRELARRLGVGACELGLPRLALLRWEELVRAARGDGLPADFAERVPRTDAGVLPDEFRLAAGVPVAEPKSGPRTAGQGSGGGFGTGTAWDGQGERPDRPVLVVRFLDPALAPLLPDLAGLVADTGSPLSHLALLAREYRIPTAVGVPGATERFPTGTPLAVDGRTGAVTVRDLPRAASLPVQARQESAA; from the coding sequence ATGTCAATCGACGATCTCGAACTGGCGGTCATACCGCTGGACGCCCCGGAGGCCCAGGACCCCAACCTCACCGGCGCCAAGGCCGCGCACCTGGCCCGCGCCGCCGTGGCGGGGCTGCCCGTGCTGCCCGGCTTCGTACTGGTGCCCGCGGAGCGGGCGCCCGAGGCCCCCACCGGACAGAAAGCGGTGCGCTGCGCCTGGCAGGCACTGGCCGGCGCACACGGTTCCGCGCGTGCGGTCGTCGTGCGCTCCTCCTCCGTGTACGAGGACACCGAGTACTCGTCGATGGCGGGGCGCTTCGAGTCGGTCCTGGACGCGCGGGGCTGGGAGCAGTTCACCACGGGGGTACGCACCGTCCTCGGTTCCGCCCGGCGGGTGCGGCCCGTGCGGCAGTCCCCGAATGCCCTGCCGGGCGACGGGATGGCCGTGCTGGTCCAGCCCATGCTCACGTCGGCCGTAGGAGGCGTGATGTTCGGCGCCGACCCGGTCGAGGGCCGTACCGACCGCATCCTGGTCAGCGCGGTACGCGGCGGCCCGGACCAACTGGTCGACGGCAGCACTCAAGGAGTGCGTTACCAGCTGACCAGGCGTGGCCGGCTCGTGCGGGCCGAACCGGCCGAAGCCCACGACGACCGGCTGCTCCCGCATCGGCGGACCGCACGTCTGGTGGCGCTGGCCAGAAAGACCGAGCAGGTCTTCGGCAGCCCGCAGGACATGGAGTTCGGCTTCGACGCCGAGGAGCGGCTGTGGCTTTTCCAGGCTCGGCCGATCACGGCCATGGCCACGCGCCCGCCGCGCGGCGCCCGCCTGCTGGGCCCCGGCCCAGTCGCCGAAACCCTCCCTTCCGTTCTCCAGCCGCTGGAGGAGGATCTGTGGGTGGCGCCGATGTCCCACGGGCTGACCGTGGCCCTTGACGTCGCCGGAGCGGCATCCCGACGCCGGCTGCGCAAGGTGCCGGTGGTGACCACCGTGCAGGGTCGTGCCGTGGCCGATCTGCGGCTGTTGGGTGCGGCACCCTCCCGCCATCCGTTCCTCGAGCGCCTCAATCCCGCGCCGGGGGCACGCCGCGCTGCGGCGGCATGGCGCGTGGGCAGGCTGCGCACGGCTCTGCCGCTGCTGGCCGTCGACCTGATGGCGGATGTGGATCGCGCTCTGGCCGACTTCCCGCCGACTCGGGAGATGCTCGGCGGGCAGTTGCTGGACGCGGTCGGCTGGGGCCGCAAGGTGCTGTCGGCGCTGCACGCCCAGGAGTCGCTCGCCGGTGCGCTGCTCGACGGGGGACGTGGCGCCACGGCCGCGGGCGAGGCGCTTGCGGAGCTGGCCGAGGGCCGCGCCCGGGGACTGGCGGAGGGGGAACTGGTGGAACGCCGCCCTGTTCTGCTGGCTCTGCTGCCGCCCACGCTGGCCGACCGCGCACCTCTGCCTGCGCCGATCGGGCGCACCGCGTTGCCGCGGGGTGTGGGAGCGCTGCCGGTGCGTGAGGGGCTGCGACTGCGCATCCGCTGGGTGCAGGAGATGCAGGCCCAGATGGTGAGGGAACTGGCGCGCCGGCTCGGCGTGGGTGCCTGCGAACTCGGCCTGCCCCGCCTGGCGTTGTTGCGCTGGGAGGAACTCGTGCGGGCGGCACGGGGCGATGGGCTTCCGGCCGACTTCGCCGAGCGGGTGCCGCGAACGGACGCCGGTGTGCTGCCGGACGAGTTCCGTCTGGCGGCCGGCGTTCCCGTGGCCGAGCCCAAGTCCGGTCCCCGAACTGCGGGGCAGGGGTCGGGCGGCGGCTTCGGCACCGGCACAGCCTGGGACGGCCAGGGTGAGCGCCCCGACCGCCCGGTGCTGGTGGTCCGCTTCCTGGATCCCGCACTGGCTCCCCTGCTCCCGGACCTGGCCGGGCTCGTGGCGGACACCGGCAGCCCTCTGTCCCACCTGGCTCTCCTCGCTCGCGAATACCGCATTCCCACCGCGGTCGGCGTACCGGGAGCGACCGAGCGCTTCCCCACCGGCACGCCCCTGGCCGTCGACGGCCGGACGGGCGCTGTGACCGTGCGCGACCTTCCCCGGGCCGCGTCCCTCCCCGTTCAGGCACGACAGGAGTCTGCAGCGTGA
- a CDS encoding carboxymuconolactone decarboxylase family protein, translating into MAYHEHTDHQYAKHIRAGAPEAFKAFMAWDNQVLRGSDKTISPKYTELMAVAVALTTQCAYCIEAHTKAAHSAGATQQELAETVMIAAALRAGGGYAHGFMAMKFFDQAVNNGAQ; encoded by the coding sequence GTGGCCTACCACGAGCACACCGACCACCAGTACGCCAAGCACATCCGCGCCGGCGCCCCCGAGGCCTTCAAGGCGTTCATGGCCTGGGACAACCAGGTCCTGCGCGGCAGCGACAAGACCATCTCGCCCAAGTACACCGAACTCATGGCCGTGGCCGTGGCACTGACCACCCAGTGCGCGTACTGCATCGAGGCCCACACCAAAGCCGCGCACTCCGCCGGCGCCACCCAGCAGGAACTGGCAGAGACCGTCATGATCGCCGCCGCGCTGCGCGCGGGCGGCGGCTACGCCCACGGCTTCATGGCCATGAAGTTCTTCGACCAGGCCGTGAACAACGGCGCCCAGTGA
- a CDS encoding SpoIIE family protein phosphatase — protein MLWAIADANSATSARRASRTAIVEAGSLQQLVSDLETGQRGFVITKREEFLEPWQTAREEFPAEARRFTETATSPEQRRSAGQITRGVESLITDYSVPLVEAVRRGDSAASGLAATAEGKRRVDALRAQFDRYTVEERANLAAREDTAGVNGRRAVIAAGVGLAASTALVAAFTVFQHRAVVRPVRAAAAAAGRFADGDLGVRITPSNVAEIGTLGTSFNTMAASLQDSRTRIEESRKRLELLYEASVSVGTTLDVEQTARELAQVAVPGFADFTTVDLLAPVLRGEEVSARGSAQLRRVALAGIRQDAPLRNVGDLMAPGLSTAQVRGLKTGRAAIDVDLRTIPDSGSREPEQAARILDYGIHSLIRTPLMARGVAVGTVGFWRCRPEPFGQDDVDLAEELVAKAAVAIDNARRYTRERSTALTLQRNLLPQQVPGQTAVEVASRYLPAGPQTGVGGDWYDVIPLSGSRVALVVGDVVGHGIHASAAMGRLRSAVRTLAEVDLPPEEVITYLDDIVLHVGDSAQDEVSAADLGATCMYAVYDPVSRQCSLATAGHPLPAVLAPDGTVRVVSGDTGPPLGIGGLPFEATDLELDAGSVLALYTDGLVETRDRDFDSGLTKLCHTLARPAATLEETCDNVIGSLLRGHPADDVALLLARTHALSPEQVATWQIAADAVQVEHARKLGVGQLVEWGLEEATFITELVVSELVTNAIRYGEPPIHLRLIRDRTLICEVSDASSTTPHLRHARTFDEGGRGLLLVAALTQSWGSRQTKTGKTIWCEQALPCPMTTPH, from the coding sequence TTGTTGTGGGCGATCGCTGACGCGAACAGCGCCACATCGGCGAGACGCGCTTCCCGGACGGCCATCGTCGAGGCCGGCAGCCTGCAACAGCTGGTCAGCGACCTTGAGACGGGGCAGCGCGGCTTTGTGATCACCAAGCGTGAGGAGTTCCTCGAGCCGTGGCAGACGGCGCGCGAGGAGTTTCCTGCGGAGGCGCGGCGGTTCACCGAGACCGCTACCTCTCCTGAACAGCGCCGCAGTGCCGGGCAGATCACGCGGGGCGTCGAGTCTTTGATAACCGACTACTCGGTTCCGCTGGTCGAGGCGGTCCGGCGGGGTGATTCCGCCGCATCCGGTCTGGCGGCGACTGCCGAGGGGAAGCGGCGCGTCGATGCTTTGCGTGCCCAGTTCGACCGGTACACGGTGGAGGAGCGTGCCAATCTCGCGGCGCGTGAAGACACCGCGGGAGTCAACGGGCGTCGGGCGGTGATCGCGGCAGGTGTGGGGCTGGCGGCGTCGACTGCGCTGGTGGCGGCTTTCACGGTGTTCCAGCACCGCGCCGTCGTGCGGCCGGTGCGGGCGGCGGCGGCCGCGGCGGGACGGTTCGCGGACGGTGACCTCGGGGTGCGGATCACCCCCAGCAACGTGGCGGAGATCGGCACGCTGGGCACGTCCTTCAACACCATGGCGGCCTCGTTGCAGGACAGCCGCACACGCATCGAGGAGTCACGCAAACGTTTGGAGCTGCTGTACGAGGCGAGTGTGTCGGTGGGCACCACGTTGGATGTGGAGCAGACGGCCCGGGAGCTGGCGCAGGTGGCCGTACCCGGCTTCGCCGACTTCACCACCGTCGATCTGCTGGCGCCTGTCCTGCGCGGCGAAGAGGTTTCGGCCAGGGGGAGTGCGCAGCTGCGCCGGGTGGCGCTGGCCGGTATCCGGCAGGACGCCCCGCTGCGCAACGTGGGGGACCTGATGGCGCCGGGCCTTTCCACGGCGCAGGTGCGCGGCCTGAAGACCGGGCGGGCGGCAATCGACGTCGACCTGCGCACCATCCCCGACTCTGGCTCGCGGGAGCCGGAGCAAGCTGCACGCATCCTCGACTACGGCATCCATTCGCTGATCAGGACGCCGCTCATGGCCAGAGGAGTGGCCGTGGGAACGGTCGGCTTCTGGCGCTGCCGACCCGAGCCGTTCGGGCAGGACGATGTGGACCTCGCCGAGGAGCTGGTCGCCAAGGCGGCGGTCGCGATCGACAACGCGCGCCGCTACACCCGGGAGCGGTCCACCGCGCTGACGCTGCAGCGCAACCTGCTGCCGCAGCAGGTGCCCGGCCAGACGGCAGTGGAGGTGGCCTCCCGCTACCTGCCCGCCGGGCCGCAGACCGGGGTGGGCGGCGATTGGTACGACGTGATCCCACTGTCGGGCAGCCGGGTCGCCCTCGTCGTCGGCGACGTCGTCGGTCACGGCATCCACGCCTCCGCCGCAATGGGACGCCTGCGCAGCGCCGTGCGCACCCTGGCCGAAGTAGACCTGCCTCCAGAAGAAGTGATCACCTACCTCGACGACATCGTCCTCCACGTCGGCGATAGTGCCCAGGACGAGGTCTCGGCGGCCGACCTCGGCGCGACGTGCATGTACGCGGTCTACGACCCGGTCTCCCGCCAGTGCTCCCTTGCCACCGCAGGCCACCCGCTGCCCGCCGTGCTGGCACCCGATGGCACCGTGCGGGTCGTCTCCGGTGACACCGGACCGCCCCTGGGCATCGGCGGCCTGCCCTTCGAAGCCACCGACCTGGAACTGGACGCCGGCTCTGTGCTCGCCCTGTACACCGACGGCCTCGTCGAAACGCGGGACCGGGACTTCGACAGCGGTCTGACCAAGCTGTGCCACACGCTGGCGCGACCCGCAGCCACCCTGGAGGAGACCTGCGACAACGTGATCGGATCCCTGCTCAGAGGCCACCCGGCCGATGACGTTGCCCTGCTGCTGGCCCGCACCCACGCCCTGTCACCGGAGCAAGTCGCCACCTGGCAGATTGCCGCCGACGCCGTCCAGGTCGAGCATGCCCGCAAGCTGGGCGTCGGACAGCTCGTCGAATGGGGACTGGAGGAGGCGACCTTCATCACCGAACTGGTGGTCAGCGAACTGGTCACCAATGCCATCCGCTACGGAGAACCGCCCATACATCTCCGCCTCATCCGCGATCGCACACTGATATGCGAGGTCTCTGACGCCAGCAGCACCACACCGCACCTCCGCCATGCCCGGACCTTCGACGAAGGCGGGCGTGGACTGCTCCTCGTCGCAGCCCTCACCCAGAGCTGGGGTAGCCGGCAGACCAAGACCGGCAAGACCATCTGGTGCGAGCAGGCGCTTCCCTGCCCCATGACGACGCCCCACTAA
- a CDS encoding VOC family protein — MDLKLEVIVLPVSDVDRAKSFYEAVGFRLDVDNTFSDEYRLVHFTPPGSGCSIIFGKGMLSAAPGSTQGLYLIVSDVGQARAELVGRGIKVSEVFHDAGGLLHHGHEAGDAVHHGAGQERIPGPHPDRTSYASYATFSDPDGNGWVLQEITERQPGR, encoded by the coding sequence ATGGATCTGAAGCTCGAAGTCATCGTGCTGCCCGTCTCCGACGTCGATCGGGCCAAGAGCTTCTACGAGGCGGTGGGATTCCGCCTGGACGTCGACAACACGTTCAGTGACGAATACCGGCTGGTGCACTTCACGCCGCCCGGCTCCGGGTGCTCGATCATCTTCGGCAAGGGAATGCTCTCCGCGGCCCCCGGCTCGACCCAGGGCCTGTACCTCATCGTCTCGGACGTCGGGCAGGCCCGCGCGGAGCTCGTCGGCCGCGGCATCAAGGTGAGCGAGGTGTTCCACGACGCGGGGGGGCTTCTCCACCACGGCCACGAGGCCGGCGACGCCGTCCACCACGGCGCAGGCCAGGAGCGGATTCCCGGCCCACACCCCGACCGCACCTCTTATGCCTCCTACGCCACCTTCAGCGACCCGGACGGCAACGGCTGGGTACTTCAGGAGATCACGGAGCGCCAGCCTGGCCGGTGA
- a CDS encoding SDR family NAD(P)-dependent oxidoreductase — MSSNTLDFTGQKVVVIGGTSGMGLAVARRVLEGGGSAVVTGRSENSTAQAVADLAPSGKAVGLAADLFDRAAVDRLRDTLTEQHADATLLVNAAGVFEPKSFLEHTPQDYDRYQAITRAFFLLTQTIAGNIIARGTKGAVVNIGGMLAHQAMAATPSSAYSVAKAGLHSLTQHLALELAPHGIRVNTVAPAVVRTPIYEAFIPKDDIDSALDAFNTFHPLGRVGTPDDIAPTVAFLLSDQADWITGATWDVDGGVRAGRNHY, encoded by the coding sequence ATGTCCAGCAACACTCTCGACTTCACCGGGCAGAAGGTCGTCGTCATCGGCGGCACCAGCGGTATGGGACTGGCCGTCGCCCGCCGTGTCCTCGAGGGCGGCGGCAGCGCCGTCGTCACCGGCCGGTCCGAGAACAGCACCGCACAGGCGGTGGCCGACCTGGCCCCGTCCGGGAAAGCCGTCGGGCTGGCCGCCGACCTGTTCGACCGCGCCGCCGTGGACCGCCTGCGCGACACCCTCACCGAACAGCACGCCGACGCCACCCTCCTCGTCAACGCCGCCGGCGTCTTCGAGCCCAAGTCCTTCCTGGAGCACACCCCACAGGACTACGACCGCTACCAGGCCATCACCCGGGCCTTCTTCCTCCTGACCCAGACCATCGCCGGCAACATCATCGCCCGCGGCACCAAGGGAGCCGTCGTCAACATCGGAGGCATGCTGGCGCACCAGGCCATGGCCGCCACCCCGTCCTCGGCGTACTCCGTGGCCAAGGCCGGCCTGCACTCCCTCACCCAGCACCTGGCCCTGGAACTCGCCCCGCACGGCATCCGCGTCAACACCGTGGCCCCTGCCGTGGTCCGCACCCCGATCTACGAGGCGTTCATCCCCAAGGACGACATCGACTCCGCGCTCGACGCGTTCAACACATTCCACCCCCTCGGCCGCGTCGGAACCCCCGACGACATCGCTCCCACCGTCGCCTTCCTCCTGTCCGACCAGGCCGACTGGATCACCGGCGCCACCTGGGACGTCGACGGCGGCGTCCGGGCCGGACGCAACCACTACTGA
- a CDS encoding CHASE3 domain-containing protein → MRARPGCAGSRPGLTGLTIAAGGLLALLIGAAFAVLLWAIADANSATSARRASRTAIVEAGSLQQLVSDLETGQRGFVITKREEFLEPWQTAREEFPAEARRFTETATSPEQRRSAGQITRGVESLITDYSVPLVEAVRRGDSAASGLAATAEGKRRVDALRAQFDRYTVEERANLAAREDTAGVNGRRAVIAAGVGLAASTALVAAFTVFQHRAVVRPVRAAAAAAGRFADGDLGVRITPSNVAEIGTLGTSFNTMAASLQDSRTRIMESVDAVHRRTARDLHDGAQQRLISLMIGLRLARDEISDGESSATELLDQCMADAQTAIGELRELASGIYPTVLTLKGLAAAVKDLADRCPIPAVVDSKCDQRLPSAVESNAYFIVAEAVTNAVKHAQASRIDISLELGEILRLRVVDDGIGGVDETMAGSGLTGLAGRLAAIGGTLTIESPPGGGTSIMVQIPIRPEAPSAQRP, encoded by the coding sequence ATGAGGGCACGGCCGGGGTGTGCGGGTTCGCGACCGGGGCTGACGGGCCTCACGATTGCGGCGGGCGGCCTGCTTGCCTTGCTGATAGGCGCCGCGTTTGCGGTCTTGTTGTGGGCGATCGCTGACGCGAACAGCGCCACATCGGCGAGACGCGCTTCCCGGACGGCCATCGTCGAGGCCGGCAGCCTGCAACAGCTGGTCAGCGACCTTGAGACGGGGCAGCGCGGCTTTGTGATCACCAAGCGTGAGGAGTTCCTCGAGCCGTGGCAGACGGCGCGCGAGGAGTTTCCTGCGGAGGCGCGGCGGTTCACCGAGACTGCTACCTCTCCTGAACAGCGCCGCAGTGCCGGGCAGATCACGCGGGGCGTCGAGTCTTTGATAACCGACTACTCGGTTCCGCTGGTCGAGGCGGTCCGGCGGGGTGATTCCGCCGCATCCGGTCTGGCGGCGACTGCCGAGGGGAAGCGGCGCGTCGATGCTTTGCGTGCCCAGTTCGACCGGTACACGGTGGAGGAGCGTGCCAATCTCGCGGCGCGTGAAGACACCGCGGGAGTCAACGGGCGTCGGGCGGTGATTGCGGCAGGTGTGGGGCTGGCGGCGTCGACTGCGCTGGTGGCGGCTTTCACGGTGTTCCAGCACCGCGCCGTCGTGCGGCCGGTGCGGGCGGCGGCGGCCGCGGCGGGACGGTTCGCGGACGGTGACCTCGGGGTGCGGATCACCCCCAGCAACGTGGCGGAGATCGGCACGCTGGGCACGTCCTTCAACACCATGGCGGCCTCGTTGCAGGACAGCCGCACACGCATCATGGAGAGTGTCGATGCGGTACACCGACGCACGGCCCGGGACCTGCACGACGGGGCGCAGCAACGGCTGATCAGCCTGATGATCGGGCTGCGGCTCGCGCGAGACGAGATCTCCGATGGGGAATCGTCCGCGACCGAGCTGCTGGACCAGTGCATGGCCGACGCGCAGACGGCGATCGGCGAGCTGCGGGAACTCGCATCGGGGATCTACCCCACTGTGCTGACGTTGAAGGGGCTGGCGGCGGCGGTGAAGGACCTGGCGGACCGGTGCCCGATTCCCGCCGTCGTCGACAGCAAGTGCGACCAGAGGCTTCCCTCGGCCGTTGAATCGAACGCGTATTTCATCGTGGCCGAGGCCGTGACGAACGCGGTGAAGCACGCCCAGGCGTCCCGGATCGACATCTCCCTCGAACTCGGGGAAATCCTTCGGCTCCGGGTCGTTGACGACGGTATCGGGGGAGTGGACGAGACCATGGCCGGCAGCGGTCTGACCGGGCTGGCGGGCCGCTTGGCCGCCATCGGCGGTACGTTGACCATCGAGTCGCCCCCGGGGGGCGGCACCTCGATCATGGTGCAGATCCCGATACGGCCTGAAGCGCCCAGTGCCCAGCGCCCGTAA
- a CDS encoding DedA family protein translates to MHIDGFIAAAGWWSYAVVFAASASGTSDFIGLLVPGETVILLASAIAGRGDLNVLILAAAVVTGGITGDNLGYALGRRCARHPGRRRSRRADRHHLHGRAQAFLVRHGGAAVFTGRFIGFVRTFLPYAAGASGMPYRRFFVYSTAAASLVWGIGTVLLGYFAGAAAVDFLHSAGPIGIAVLATATVAAYGVERLRRRRRVTPTPSRVVAYGEAKGASDPGPVHAFTHSQE, encoded by the coding sequence TTGCACATCGATGGTTTCATCGCGGCGGCCGGATGGTGGTCCTACGCCGTCGTGTTCGCCGCGTCAGCCAGTGGGACCAGCGACTTCATCGGGCTGCTGGTCCCCGGGGAGACCGTCATCCTCCTCGCCTCCGCCATCGCGGGCCGAGGCGACCTCAACGTCCTGATCCTGGCCGCCGCCGTCGTGACCGGAGGAATCACCGGCGACAACCTCGGCTATGCGCTGGGCCGTCGGTGCGCGCGTCATCCCGGCAGACGGCGCTCACGCCGGGCCGACCGCCATCACCTGCACGGACGGGCACAGGCCTTCCTGGTACGTCACGGTGGCGCGGCGGTGTTCACCGGCCGGTTCATCGGTTTCGTGCGGACCTTCCTTCCCTACGCCGCCGGCGCGTCGGGCATGCCGTACCGCCGCTTCTTCGTCTACAGCACCGCCGCCGCGTCACTGGTCTGGGGCATCGGCACTGTGCTGCTCGGCTACTTCGCCGGGGCGGCCGCCGTCGACTTCCTGCACTCGGCCGGGCCGATCGGCATCGCCGTGCTCGCCACCGCGACCGTGGCGGCCTACGGCGTCGAAAGGCTCCGCAGACGCCGCCGCGTCACGCCGACCCCGTCCAGGGTCGTGGCGTACGGCGAGGCCAAGGGGGCCTCCGATCCAGGGCCGGTACACGCTTTCACGCATTCACAGGAGTAG
- a CDS encoding LysR substrate-binding domain-containing protein, with protein sequence MIDPAATIDGPVELEAAAGAVYILGPPTCGLTTFTTEFFRSHDVALRTYLGEAASFRAVDEWAAMGLGAALLPRSKVTRQHASCRPLLQASTPVEIAYEAVWDCDTPPEPTWRNSSPRSRGPGRSFRPRPARRQGASNERRLWLHGAAAAHGARGGHRCGGALQSGGASGHRTGLGGRGTVPSGRSLTGRGRCATASPSGC encoded by the coding sequence GTGATCGACCCTGCGGCCACGATCGACGGCCCGGTCGAGCTTGAGGCCGCGGCCGGCGCCGTCTACATCCTCGGGCCGCCCACCTGCGGACTGACCACCTTCACCACCGAGTTCTTCCGCAGCCACGACGTGGCGCTGCGCACGTACTTGGGCGAGGCCGCCAGCTTCCGGGCGGTGGACGAGTGGGCGGCGATGGGCCTGGGAGCGGCGCTTCTGCCTCGTTCCAAGGTCACGCGCCAGCATGCCAGTTGCCGCCCTCTGCTTCAGGCGAGCACACCCGTCGAGATCGCCTATGAGGCCGTCTGGGACTGTGACACGCCCCCGGAGCCGACCTGGAGGAATTCGTCACCGCGCTCACGGGGGCCGGGGAGGTCCTTCCGGCCGCGCCCGGCACGGCGCCAAGGGGCGAGCAATGAGCGGAGGTTATGGCTGCACGGTGCCGCTGCCGCCCACGGCGCCCGGGGCGGACACCGTTGCGGCGGTGCCCTGCAGTCGGGCGGGGCCAGCGGGCATCGCACGGGCCTGGGCGGCAGAGGGACGGTGCCCAGCGGGAGGAGCCTTACGGGGCGCGGCCGTTGCGCCACCGCTTCCCCGTCAGGGTGTTGA
- a CDS encoding MarR family winged helix-turn-helix transcriptional regulator, giving the protein MRVMIALPRSLDADLLRSTGLSLTDYIVLVNLSEAENQELRITDLAAACALSASRITRIVETLQARGQVVKRRHEGDGRGHVASLSPEGLQRLRAAYPVHLASARQRVVDQLDGRSLPALVRQVEAVVKRLD; this is encoded by the coding sequence ATGCGTGTCATGATCGCGCTCCCGCGCTCGCTGGACGCAGACCTGCTGCGGTCCACGGGCCTGTCGCTCACCGATTACATCGTCCTCGTGAACCTCTCCGAGGCTGAGAACCAGGAGCTGCGGATAACGGACCTCGCCGCGGCCTGCGCCCTGTCGGCGAGTCGGATCACCCGGATCGTGGAGACGCTTCAAGCTCGGGGGCAGGTGGTCAAGCGGCGCCATGAAGGCGACGGCCGGGGCCATGTGGCCTCGCTGAGCCCGGAGGGGCTGCAACGTCTCCGGGCTGCTTACCCCGTTCATCTGGCGAGTGCCCGCCAGCGGGTCGTCGACCAGCTCGACGGACGGTCCCTGCCCGCTCTGGTCAGGCAGGTCGAAGCCGTGGTGAAAAGACTCGACTGA